TCGGCGGGCAGGATGTCATTCATGCCGCGCACGGCTTGCAGGTTCTTCAAAATCGTCTTTCCCTTATCTGCCGCTTATCCGCGGACGATGGTGTTGTCGTCCAGCGCCTGTTTGGCGGCGACTTTTTCGCGAATCATTTTTTCCAGGCGGTCTACCATGCCTTCGTTGGTGATTTTCTGGCTCGGAGCGCCATCAACATAGACCAGGTTATTCGGTGAGCCACCGGCCAGGCCGATATCAGCCTCCTTGGCCTCACCCGGACCATTGACCACACAACCGATCACTGCCACGTCCAGCGGCACCAGAACATCGTCCAGGCGCTCTTCCAGTTCGTTCATGGTCTTGACCACGTCGAAATTCTGCCGCGAGCAGCTCGGGCAGGCAATGAAATTGATGCCACGGGAGCGCAGGCGCAGGGATTTGAGGATATCGAAACCCACTTTGATTTCCTGGACCGGATCGGCGGCCAGGGAAATGCGGATGGTGTCGCCGATGCCTTCAGCCAGCAACATGCCCAGGCCGACCGAGGACTTCACTGTGCCCGAGCGCAAGCCACCTGCTTCGGTAATCCCCAGGTGCAATGGCTGTTCAATCTGCGCAGCCAGCAGACGATAGGCGCCGACGGCCATGAACACGTCGGAGGCTTTTACGCTGACCTTGAAGTCCTGGAAGTCCAGCTTGTCGAAATGATCGACGTGACGCAGGGCCGACTCCAGCAGCGCTTCGGGTGTCGGCTCGCCGTACTTCTTCTGCAGATCCTTTTCCAGCGAACCGGCGTTGACGCCGATACGGATCGGAATGCCATGATGGCGAGCGGCATCCACCACCGCGCGGACCCTGTCCTCACGACCGATGTTGCCGGGGTTGATACGCAGACAATCGACGCCCAGCTCGGCCACGCGCAGGGCAATCTTGTAGTCGAAATGGATATCCGCCACCAGGGGCATGTTCACCTGCTTGCGGATTTCGCCGAAGGCCTCGGCGGCTTCCATGCTCGGTACCGAGACGCGGACGATATCCGCGCCCACTGCTTCCAGCTGGCGGATCTGCCCGACCGTTGCCGCGACATCGCAGGTTTCGGTATTGGTCATGCTCTGCACCGAAATCGGCGCATCACCACCCACCAGGACCGAACCCACACGTATCTGGCGGGATTTTCTGCGTTTGACTGGAGATTGCTGATGCATTGCGTTACCTCTTGGGGCCTGTTGCCACTATTGACCCAGACGAAGCCGTGCAACACCCGACTGGCTGTTGACCCTGAGCTCCACTGGCTGCCCGTTGTATTCAATCTTCGCTACGGCGGCGGAAGCACCGATCACCAGATCCAGCGGCCCCTGCTGCGCAATGTTCAGGGTCTGACCCTGTTGCATCTGGCCGCTGTGCAGCACCCTGCCGCCGGGAACACTGACCTGAACCCAGCAGTTGTCTGAAAACGTCATCACCAATCCGCCCTGGCCGTCCGCTGCCTGGGCCTCCGGTGCGGCTGCGGACGGCAGCTCTGCCGTGGTGGCCGAGGTATCATCGCTCGCGGTTGGCGCAGCAGGAGCAGCAGGTTCATCCGCTGCATCAGGCTCGATGACATTCATCTCGGGTTCGACCGGCGCAACCGGCTCGACTGAATCCTTCGCCAGGGTTGCCGTATCCGGCTCGAAGATCGCTTCCGCGGTCGGATTGCTGAAGTCATCCGGCAGCGCCATTGCGTCTACCTGGACATCGTCCATGGCACCGATTTCCGCTGCCGGGCTCGGCCCTTCGCGGCTCACGCTCCACCACCACAAGCCCAGAGATACCATGATGACAATAACCAACACCGTGGTCAGCGTCATGACCACCCGGGCATCGCGCTTGGGCGCAACCTT
Above is a genomic segment from Halopseudomonas litoralis containing:
- a CDS encoding RodZ domain-containing protein, with product MAEELGTETGAGAGRINPGQLLHDERIRVGFTAEEVATHLRLSRATLGFLEAGRFDRLPGDTFARGYVRAYARLLKLDPNRLVQDYDRYVGVEKRESQVHTIDKVAPKRDARVVMTLTTVLVIVIMVSLGLWWWSVSREGPSPAAEIGAMDDVQVDAMALPDDFSNPTAEAIFEPDTATLAKDSVEPVAPVEPEMNVIEPDAADEPAAPAAPTASDDTSATTAELPSAAAPEAQAADGQGGLVMTFSDNCWVQVSVPGGRVLHSGQMQQGQTLNIAQQGPLDLVIGASAAVAKIEYNGQPVELRVNSQSGVARLRLGQ
- the ispG gene encoding flavodoxin-dependent (E)-4-hydroxy-3-methylbut-2-enyl-diphosphate synthase translates to MHQQSPVKRRKSRQIRVGSVLVGGDAPISVQSMTNTETCDVAATVGQIRQLEAVGADIVRVSVPSMEAAEAFGEIRKQVNMPLVADIHFDYKIALRVAELGVDCLRINPGNIGREDRVRAVVDAARHHGIPIRIGVNAGSLEKDLQKKYGEPTPEALLESALRHVDHFDKLDFQDFKVSVKASDVFMAVGAYRLLAAQIEQPLHLGITEAGGLRSGTVKSSVGLGMLLAEGIGDTIRISLAADPVQEIKVGFDILKSLRLRSRGINFIACPSCSRQNFDVVKTMNELEERLDDVLVPLDVAVIGCVVNGPGEAKEADIGLAGGSPNNLVYVDGAPSQKITNEGMVDRLEKMIREKVAAKQALDDNTIVRG